The following are from one region of the Nicotiana tomentosiformis chromosome 7, ASM39032v3, whole genome shotgun sequence genome:
- the LOC138896327 gene encoding uncharacterized protein produces the protein MDKVQLIGQRLLTAQSRQKSYADKRRRDLAFTIGDKVFLRVSPMKGVMRFGKRDKLSPRFIGPYEILDRVGVVAYHLALPPELSFIHRVFHVSMLRKCISDSSQVLEAPAIPLDEKLSYEEEPMAIVDRQVRKLRSKEIEFVKVLW, from the coding sequence ATGGACAAGGTCCAGTTGATCGGACAGAGATTGCTTACAGCTCAAAGTAGACAAAAGTCTTATGCTgataagagaagaagagattTAGCGTTCACAATTGGGGACAAAGTGTTTCTACGAGTCTCccctatgaaaggtgtgatgcggtttgggaaaaGAGACAAGTTGAGCCCCAGGTTTATAGGACCGTATGAGATACTAGACCGAGTGGGAGTTGTGGCTTATCATTTGGCACTTCCTCCTGAGTTGTCCTTTATCCATCGAGTGTTTCATGTCTCAATGCTAAGAAAATGTATATCAGACTCATCTCAGGTGCTTGAAGCACCTGCTATACCGCTTGATGAGAAGTTATCTTACGAGGAGGAACCGATGGCTATTGTtgataggcaagtaagaaagcTACGGTCAAAAGAAATTGAGTTCGTAAAAGTCTTATGGTGA